A part of Streptomyces sp. NBC_00557 genomic DNA contains:
- a CDS encoding dsRBD fold-containing protein, with protein sequence MTRPAMSRPPAVKEWRLNLYLSEHDPETTARIVLDTGDNVLESHAEARRNPYDPDVPEIGDELAAGRALIAMGRRLLRAADGDIRAVGAADAEEDLSPLWLDRE encoded by the coding sequence ATGACCCGACCCGCGATGAGCCGTCCTCCGGCCGTCAAGGAATGGCGGCTGAACCTGTACCTCTCCGAGCACGATCCGGAGACCACCGCCCGGATCGTCCTGGACACCGGCGACAACGTCCTGGAGAGCCACGCAGAGGCCCGCCGCAACCCCTACGACCCCGACGTGCCCGAGATAGGCGACGAACTCGCCGCCGGACGCGCCCTGATCGCCATGGGCCGCAGGCTGCTGCGCGCCGCCGACGGGGACATCAGGGCGGTCGGAGCGGCCGACGCCGAGGAGGACCTGTCACCGCTGTGGCTCGACCGCGAGTGA